A genomic window from Cytobacillus suaedae includes:
- a CDS encoding glycoside hydrolase family 32 protein, with protein MNHGEKINQAEEVLKAKHEEIRKSQWYPTYHVAPQVGWMNDPNGFSFYNGEYHLFYQHHPFSPHWGPMYWGHVKSKDLARWEHLPIALAPSEDYDQDGCFSGSAIQIDDKIYLMYTGNVWTGDDHDHHLKQVQCIASSEDGIHFVKDKQNPVISTAPEGNIHPFHFRDPKVWKKGEHYYCVLGSKTNQNIGQILLYRSKDLVDWEFMNVAATGTGNFGYMWECPDIFTIDEQDILLMSPQGMAPEEYMYHNLHQSGYVVGKLNYETGILEHGPFQLLDYGFDVYAPQTTIDEQGRRIVLAWMNMWESEMPEQKHQWAGAITLPRVITLENGTIRSLPVPELKSLRKDEVAYENIQVNGIEVLPKVDGSFVELKVTIDAKDATQFGLKVRVNEDLGEETVLYYDTRTKMITFNRDNSGAGPKGIRQAPVELIDNKLHLHLFLDSSSVELFINEGEKVMTGRVYPNEESIAIQFFSEGEIELLKVEKWTVAGAF; from the coding sequence ATGAACCATGGTGAAAAGATTAATCAAGCAGAGGAAGTACTGAAGGCTAAGCATGAAGAAATTCGTAAAAGTCAATGGTACCCAACCTATCATGTTGCTCCCCAAGTTGGATGGATGAATGATCCAAATGGGTTTAGTTTTTATAATGGAGAGTATCATTTATTCTATCAGCATCATCCTTTTTCACCTCATTGGGGACCTATGTATTGGGGCCATGTGAAAAGCAAAGATTTGGCAAGGTGGGAGCATCTTCCAATCGCGCTTGCTCCTAGTGAAGATTACGATCAAGATGGGTGTTTCTCAGGAAGTGCCATTCAAATCGATGATAAAATATATCTTATGTATACAGGGAATGTGTGGACCGGTGATGACCATGACCATCACCTAAAGCAGGTGCAATGTATAGCTTCTAGTGAAGATGGGATTCATTTTGTAAAAGATAAACAAAACCCTGTCATCTCGACTGCTCCTGAAGGCAACATTCATCCTTTTCATTTTAGAGATCCTAAAGTATGGAAAAAAGGTGAGCACTATTATTGCGTACTAGGCTCTAAAACCAATCAGAACATCGGTCAAATTTTACTTTATCGTTCAAAAGATTTAGTGGATTGGGAATTTATGAATGTGGCTGCTACTGGAACAGGGAACTTTGGCTATATGTGGGAGTGCCCAGATATCTTTACCATAGATGAACAGGATATTCTTCTTATGTCTCCGCAAGGAATGGCACCCGAGGAGTATATGTACCACAATCTTCACCAGTCAGGATATGTGGTTGGAAAGCTAAACTATGAAACAGGGATTTTAGAACATGGTCCTTTTCAATTACTCGATTATGGCTTTGATGTTTATGCACCACAAACAACCATTGACGAGCAAGGCCGTCGAATTGTGCTAGCATGGATGAATATGTGGGAAAGTGAAATGCCTGAACAGAAACATCAATGGGCAGGTGCAATTACCTTGCCAAGAGTAATCACACTTGAAAATGGAACGATCCGTAGTCTTCCAGTTCCTGAATTAAAATCGCTGCGTAAAGACGAGGTTGCTTATGAAAATATCCAGGTAAATGGTATTGAAGTGCTGCCAAAAGTGGATGGGAGTTTCGTTGAATTAAAAGTAACGATTGACGCAAAAGATGCAACACAGTTTGGACTAAAGGTAAGGGTGAACGAAGATTTAGGTGAAGAAACAGTGTTGTATTATGACACTAGAACAAAGATGATCACCTTTAATCGAGACAATTCAGGGGCTGGTCCTAAAGGAATCCGTCAAGCTCCCGTCGAATTAATTGACAACAAACTACACCTACATTTATTTCTTGATTCTTCTTCTGTTGAGTTATTTATTAATGAAGGTGAAAAGGTAATGACAGGTCGAGTCTACCCAAATGAAGAATCGATAGCTATTCAGTTCTTTAGTGAAGGAGAAATTGAGTTATTAAAGGTAGAAAAATGGACGGTTGCAGGTGCATTTTAA
- a CDS encoding proline iminopeptidase-family hydrolase, protein MTLKEGFIEVTGGKVYYQMHDTNTGKTPVIVLHGGPGSSHYSLQGLRILSEDRPVIFYDQLGCGKSDRPTDTSLWTLDRFVEELGQIRKVLNLEEFHILGHSWGTTLAAAYYLQKPEGVKSIIFSSPCLSAPLWAEDQEENRKLLPPEVQETLTRCEENETTDSEEYKEATTIFNQHFVCRLDPFPEFLKQGAHFKNPEVYNIMWGPSEFHVTGNLKDFDCTGELKDIAVPTLYTCGRYDEATPKSTEYFSSLTPNGKFHVFEQSAHMPYIEEREEYVRVIGGFLKSVD, encoded by the coding sequence ATGACACTGAAAGAAGGCTTTATTGAAGTTACAGGTGGGAAAGTATATTACCAAATGCATGATACTAATACTGGAAAAACACCAGTTATTGTCTTACATGGCGGACCTGGGTCATCGCATTATTCATTACAAGGGTTACGTATTCTATCAGAGGATCGTCCAGTCATTTTCTATGATCAACTAGGCTGTGGTAAGTCTGATCGCCCAACAGATACATCATTGTGGACGTTGGACCGTTTTGTTGAGGAATTAGGTCAAATCCGAAAAGTATTGAATTTAGAAGAATTTCATATATTAGGACATTCTTGGGGGACAACCTTAGCTGCAGCTTACTACTTACAAAAGCCTGAGGGAGTAAAGAGCATCATCTTCTCTAGTCCGTGTCTAAGTGCACCGTTATGGGCAGAGGACCAAGAAGAAAATCGAAAATTATTACCGCCAGAAGTTCAAGAAACATTAACTAGATGTGAAGAAAATGAAACAACGGATTCAGAAGAATATAAGGAAGCGACGACAATTTTTAATCAACACTTCGTATGCCGACTGGATCCATTCCCAGAGTTTCTGAAGCAAGGTGCACACTTTAAAAATCCTGAGGTGTATAACATCATGTGGGGACCATCTGAGTTTCATGTAACTGGTAACCTAAAGGATTTTGATTGTACAGGAGAGTTAAAAGACATAGCTGTGCCAACTCTTTATACATGTGGAAGATATGACGAAGCTACACCTAAATCAACAGAGTACTTTAGTTCTTTAACACCAAATGGAAAGTTTCACGTTTTCGAACAAAGTGCACATATGCCGTATATCGAAGAACGTGAAGAGTATGTAAGAGTGATAGGTGGCTTTTTAAAGAGTGTTGATTAA
- a CDS encoding carbohydrate ABC transporter permease, with the protein MKRKIGFGKGLLYTILTVYALITLIPFLWALSSSFKTLEEIVSGTISFIPREFTLENYKMIFVEQELFPRWLFNSIFIAVSVTSLNILFNSMAGYALARLSFPGKKTLFIIILAVLMIPGQVTMIPNYLILKEIGWLNSYQGMIVPGMINATFIFMMRQFFINFPKELEEAAELDGLGKFGTFFRIVLPMATPALAAQAIFVFMGSWNDFMRPLIILSDPELFTLPLGLNTFKGQYISYWNYIMAASMVFTLPVLLLYAFFNRYFIKGISFTGDK; encoded by the coding sequence ATGAAGAGAAAGATCGGTTTCGGTAAAGGACTATTATACACGATCCTAACTGTATACGCGTTAATCACGTTAATACCTTTTTTGTGGGCACTGTCCTCTTCATTTAAAACATTAGAGGAGATTGTGAGTGGGACTATCAGTTTTATTCCTAGGGAGTTTACGTTAGAAAATTATAAAATGATTTTCGTAGAACAAGAGCTCTTTCCACGCTGGTTATTTAATAGTATTTTTATTGCAGTATCTGTAACTAGCTTAAATATTCTTTTTAACTCAATGGCAGGGTATGCATTGGCAAGGTTAAGCTTTCCTGGTAAAAAAACACTCTTTATAATAATTCTTGCCGTGTTAATGATACCAGGACAAGTAACGATGATTCCGAACTACTTAATTTTAAAAGAAATAGGCTGGTTAAATTCGTATCAGGGTATGATTGTTCCTGGAATGATTAATGCTACATTTATTTTTATGATGCGACAGTTTTTCATTAACTTCCCCAAGGAACTAGAGGAAGCAGCAGAGTTAGATGGATTAGGAAAATTCGGAACGTTTTTTAGAATCGTATTACCAATGGCTACACCAGCTCTTGCAGCACAAGCTATATTTGTATTCATGGGTTCATGGAATGATTTTATGAGACCGTTAATTATTCTATCGGATCCTGAATTATTCACTCTTCCATTAGGATTGAACACCTTTAAAGGGCAGTATATTAGTTATTGGAATTATATAATGGCGGCTTCCATGGTCTTTACCTTACCTGTTTTATTGCTATACGCATTCTTCAATCGTTACTTTATTAAGGGCATTTCATTTACAGGTGATAAATAA
- a CDS encoding amylo-alpha-1,6-glucosidase has translation MDYRVIKENDLFLLTDTNGNITENHPYGLGLYTKDTRFLSKLDLKINGENPILLASDAAENYMSKILLTNPHMEKDGELILWRESVEMTRTRFIYDDVLYESIKVKNYYPKSVSFNVSLHFDVDFSDMFIVRGFQTGEIGKRTGQTISNKSITFNYEGADNLNRATTISWDKPEQLSDSDGSVYFDFKLNHLEEDTITFMIQPTIGQEDVKKPLVLGQALKNLKQSYEDWERSITRVKTNYEPLQRLIDRGIGDLRVLLTDLGYGKFPVAGLPWFGVPFGRDSLIAALQMLPFNPEVAKGTLLTMASQQGTKVDPWRDEQPGKIMHEIRYGELANTNQIPFTPYYGTIDATPLFLVLLTQYVRWTGDLEIVTTLSENIEAALNWIDHYGDRDGDLFIEYHQESSKGIANQGWKDSGDSIVHRNGDYAKTPIALSEVQGYVYQAKMELAEIYETLGNSEKANELKEQASSLRDKFEEAFWMDDVSYYAIALDEHKQQVGTITSNPGHVLFSDMLSPERVNSVVNMLVSSKMFSGYGIRTMGADEAGYNPMSYHDGSIWPHDNSMILLGMSKLQKSEAANTVMQGLIDASSYFEYDRLPELFCGYEKSNGKAVKYPVACSPQAWAAGTPLVFVQSMLGLFPNSLKKQVVISPKLLKQMNELEVRNLSIGKGLLSLRVTHEGLEILENTTGYEVITN, from the coding sequence ATGGATTACAGAGTCATCAAAGAAAATGATCTCTTCTTATTAACAGATACAAATGGAAACATTACGGAAAATCATCCGTATGGACTTGGTCTTTATACGAAGGATACACGTTTTTTAAGTAAGTTAGATTTAAAGATTAATGGAGAAAATCCAATCTTACTTGCCTCAGATGCAGCAGAAAATTATATGTCGAAAATCTTACTCACCAACCCTCATATGGAAAAAGACGGTGAATTAATCTTATGGCGTGAATCAGTGGAAATGACAAGAACTCGCTTTATTTACGATGATGTTTTATATGAGTCTATAAAGGTGAAAAACTATTATCCAAAATCAGTTAGCTTTAATGTGAGTCTTCATTTTGATGTTGATTTTTCAGATATGTTCATTGTCCGTGGGTTTCAAACAGGAGAGATTGGTAAAAGAACGGGTCAAACCATTTCAAACAAGTCAATAACTTTCAACTATGAAGGAGCCGATAATCTAAATCGAGCAACGACCATATCTTGGGATAAACCAGAACAATTATCTGATTCAGATGGAAGCGTTTACTTTGATTTTAAATTAAACCATTTAGAAGAAGATACTATCACGTTTATGATTCAACCAACGATTGGTCAAGAAGATGTCAAGAAACCATTAGTATTAGGCCAGGCTTTAAAAAATCTTAAGCAATCTTATGAAGATTGGGAAAGATCAATTACAAGAGTGAAGACAAATTATGAACCATTACAACGTTTGATAGACCGTGGTATAGGAGATTTACGAGTACTATTAACCGACTTAGGATATGGCAAGTTCCCGGTTGCTGGACTACCATGGTTCGGAGTTCCATTTGGAAGAGATAGTTTAATAGCTGCACTTCAAATGCTACCTTTTAATCCTGAAGTTGCCAAAGGTACATTGTTAACGATGGCAAGTCAGCAAGGAACCAAGGTCGATCCTTGGAGAGATGAACAGCCAGGAAAGATTATGCACGAAATTCGTTATGGAGAGCTAGCGAATACAAATCAAATTCCGTTTACACCATATTACGGAACAATTGATGCTACACCATTATTTTTAGTGCTGTTAACTCAGTATGTTCGCTGGACGGGGGATTTAGAAATTGTAACTACGTTAAGTGAAAACATAGAGGCAGCTCTAAATTGGATTGATCATTATGGGGATCGTGATGGTGATTTGTTTATCGAGTATCATCAAGAATCAAGTAAGGGAATTGCCAACCAAGGTTGGAAAGACTCTGGTGATTCAATTGTTCACCGTAATGGAGATTACGCAAAAACGCCAATTGCTTTAAGTGAAGTTCAAGGCTATGTGTACCAAGCGAAAATGGAACTAGCTGAAATCTATGAAACTCTTGGAAATAGTGAAAAAGCAAATGAACTGAAAGAACAAGCAAGTTCTCTTAGAGATAAGTTTGAAGAAGCATTCTGGATGGATGATGTAAGTTATTATGCCATTGCATTGGATGAACATAAACAGCAGGTAGGTACAATTACATCAAATCCTGGACATGTATTGTTCTCTGATATGCTTTCACCTGAAAGAGTCAATTCTGTAGTTAATATGCTTGTATCATCAAAAATGTTCTCAGGATATGGCATTCGAACAATGGGAGCAGATGAGGCTGGTTATAACCCTATGAGCTACCATGATGGAAGTATTTGGCCTCATGATAATAGCATGATTCTCCTTGGTATGAGTAAGCTCCAAAAGAGTGAAGCAGCTAATACAGTGATGCAAGGTTTAATCGATGCGTCAAGTTATTTTGAATATGATCGCTTACCTGAACTTTTCTGCGGTTATGAAAAATCTAATGGTAAGGCTGTAAAATATCCGGTTGCATGCTCACCACAAGCATGGGCAGCAGGAACTCCACTCGTTTTTGTACAATCTATGTTAGGTCTTTTTCCTAATAGTTTGAAAAAACAAGTTGTGATTTCTCCAAAATTGCTAAAACAGATGAATGAACTCGAGGTTAGAAATCTCTCAATTGGAAAGGGATTACTATCTCTTCGAGTGACTCATGAAGGATTGGAAATCTTAGAAAACACAACTGGTTACGAAGTTATTACTAATTGA
- a CDS encoding LacI family DNA-binding transcriptional regulator, producing MTTIKDIAKAAGVSVTTVSRALNGYSDVNEKTRQKIIEISKELKYSPNTLARSLVMNKSKTIGLLISGLNRGSIKDNFTFEVLVGLNQYVGETDYDLVIFSTTSSKQREKTYSELCRERRVDGVIIQGIRTDDPYLREVVDSDIPCVLIDIPIQSDSVGYVTTDNVNGVKKGVQHLIDLGHRNIAMINGHEYAFVSRQRLEGYYQALEGAGIPINPKWVTNGDFEEKKAEEQALQLLSNYPEITAVFCASDLMAMGVIKATKQLGKKVPDELSIVGYDDIILAEHITPALTTIAQDKVQMGYEAAKLLINMLENDNEPHTITLPTELKVRETTNTKRT from the coding sequence ATGACTACAATAAAAGATATTGCAAAGGCTGCTGGAGTCTCCGTGACAACTGTTTCAAGGGCTCTTAACGGATATTCTGATGTAAATGAAAAAACGAGGCAGAAAATTATTGAGATATCAAAAGAATTAAAGTATAGTCCCAATACGTTGGCAAGAAGCCTTGTTATGAATAAGTCCAAAACAATTGGCTTGCTTATCTCAGGCCTTAATCGTGGCAGTATAAAAGATAACTTTACATTTGAGGTTTTAGTAGGCTTAAATCAATACGTTGGTGAAACAGACTATGATCTTGTTATTTTTAGTACAACATCGTCTAAGCAACGTGAAAAAACCTATTCAGAACTATGCCGTGAACGTAGGGTAGATGGTGTAATTATTCAAGGGATACGAACGGATGACCCTTATTTAAGGGAAGTAGTAGATAGTGATATTCCTTGCGTTTTAATTGATATTCCGATTCAATCGGACTCCGTCGGCTATGTAACAACTGATAATGTTAACGGTGTAAAAAAGGGAGTTCAGCACTTAATCGATCTAGGTCATCGAAATATTGCAATGATTAATGGACATGAGTACGCTTTTGTAAGTAGGCAAAGACTAGAAGGATATTATCAAGCACTTGAGGGTGCTGGGATACCAATAAACCCTAAGTGGGTCACCAATGGTGACTTTGAAGAAAAGAAAGCCGAAGAACAAGCGCTTCAGCTTTTATCAAATTATCCAGAAATTACAGCCGTCTTTTGTGCCAGTGATTTAATGGCAATGGGTGTAATCAAGGCTACAAAACAACTTGGTAAAAAAGTACCTGATGAATTATCTATTGTAGGTTATGATGATATTATTCTTGCAGAGCACATTACACCTGCATTAACAACCATTGCCCAAGACAAGGTGCAAATGGGCTATGAAGCAGCAAAGTTATTAATAAATATGCTCGAGAATGATAATGAACCACATACGATTACGCTACCAACAGAGTTGAAAGTTAGGGAAACAACGAATACTAAAAGGACATGA
- a CDS encoding sugar ABC transporter permease, giving the protein MRNRKKLLREAGQGYLFMSPTLFVLLLFIIGPILYAIFLSFHKVQLLGTVSFDFVGIDNFTRIADDSRAQIALWNTFKYVAIVVPTQTFLALVLAASLNAGLKGQKFFRIVYFLPTLTSSAVLTLIFMWMYNQNGLINKMLDIVGLPTYNWMGDPSVALNAIMIMNIWSTAPFFMVIYLAALQGIPDSLYEAADLDGANAIQKFFYITVPNLRPVTSFVVIMGIIGTFQLFDQSYIFSAGSGGPNNSTLTVVLLIYQYAFKNLGTMGYAAALAFALAVVILTATALQRKFSKEESLY; this is encoded by the coding sequence ATGAGAAATCGGAAAAAGTTATTACGTGAAGCAGGTCAAGGGTATTTGTTTATGTCCCCGACACTATTCGTACTACTACTCTTTATAATAGGTCCTATCCTATATGCGATTTTTCTATCCTTTCACAAAGTACAGCTATTAGGAACGGTATCATTTGATTTCGTAGGAATTGATAACTTTACAAGAATAGCGGATGACAGCCGTGCACAAATTGCCCTTTGGAATACGTTTAAATATGTGGCGATTGTTGTACCAACGCAAACATTTTTAGCATTAGTTTTAGCTGCGTCACTTAATGCTGGGCTAAAAGGACAGAAATTCTTTCGAATTGTATACTTTTTACCTACGTTAACGTCTTCAGCCGTATTAACTTTAATATTCATGTGGATGTATAATCAAAACGGACTTATCAATAAGATGTTAGATATTGTTGGATTACCAACTTATAACTGGATGGGTGATCCTTCAGTAGCGTTAAATGCAATTATGATCATGAATATTTGGTCAACAGCACCTTTCTTCATGGTAATATACTTAGCTGCACTTCAGGGAATACCAGATTCGCTTTATGAAGCTGCCGATTTAGATGGTGCAAATGCAATCCAAAAGTTCTTTTATATTACGGTTCCTAATTTACGTCCTGTAACTTCTTTTGTGGTCATTATGGGTATTATCGGTACCTTCCAATTATTTGATCAATCGTATATCTTCTCTGCAGGTTCAGGAGGTCCGAATAATTCAACCCTTACCGTTGTCTTACTTATCTATCAATATGCGTTTAAAAACTTAGGCACAATGGGATATGCAGCTGCCCTAGCATTTGCTTTAGCGGTTGTGATTCTAACTGCAACAGCACTTCAACGGAAATTTTCAAAAGAAGAATCTCTATACTAA
- a CDS encoding ATP-binding protein, with protein MMVTIFKDFILNIFFIFSPLVFYPYIYKIKHRVLLYRFLLTVLFSVIIIIVMTLPININGLTYDFRSIPVIVGSLYGGPVVSAVLFGVLVVYRFIMGNPNTLLYAISLLPTILIVLWTLKRFNSINVYQKITIAVVLCTLMKILTFSFYLSFTDRLDLLFSSLRETLQTYIVQGVIIGLCVYLLEKLNHYYYMEEEIYNSEKLKMVSEMAASVAHEIRNPLTTVKGFIQLFAEDHLDKGKKEEFKQICLEELNRADLIISDYLSLAKPTMDVVETINLEEEVRYLSNVLFTYANFHNIKIKTNSPSGKEMYIVGDRNKLRQALINLCKNGIEAMQEGGILEIEVKKLGKTNAISICDDGVGMSPQQLNRLGTPFYSSKEKGTGLGTMVSFAIIKKMDGKIEINSDVGKGTKCVLTFPEKEIIGPIN; from the coding sequence ATGATGGTTACGATTTTTAAGGATTTTATTTTAAACATTTTCTTTATCTTTTCACCATTGGTTTTCTACCCATACATTTATAAAATAAAACATAGAGTCTTACTTTATCGTTTTTTACTAACCGTTCTTTTTTCTGTCATTATAATAATTGTTATGACATTACCGATTAACATCAACGGCCTGACATATGATTTTCGGTCCATCCCTGTGATTGTTGGGTCACTTTATGGTGGACCAGTCGTTTCTGCTGTTTTATTTGGTGTACTCGTCGTTTACCGATTTATCATGGGCAATCCAAATACATTGTTATATGCAATTTCATTGCTACCAACAATACTTATTGTACTTTGGACACTTAAGAGATTTAATTCAATTAATGTTTATCAAAAAATTACCATAGCTGTTGTTTTATGTACCTTAATGAAAATACTAACTTTTTCATTTTATCTTTCTTTTACAGATAGATTAGACTTGTTATTTAGTAGTCTTAGAGAAACACTTCAAACATATATCGTCCAAGGGGTAATTATTGGTTTATGTGTTTATTTGCTAGAGAAATTAAATCATTATTATTATATGGAGGAAGAAATATACAATAGCGAAAAATTAAAAATGGTAAGTGAAATGGCAGCCTCTGTAGCTCACGAAATTCGAAACCCATTGACAACGGTGAAAGGGTTCATTCAGCTATTTGCTGAAGACCATTTAGATAAAGGCAAAAAGGAAGAATTTAAACAAATCTGTCTAGAAGAATTGAATAGAGCAGACCTAATTATTAGTGATTATCTTTCACTTGCAAAGCCTACAATGGACGTGGTAGAGACTATAAACCTAGAGGAAGAAGTTCGTTATCTTTCTAATGTTCTATTTACTTACGCAAACTTTCATAACATCAAAATAAAAACAAATTCACCTAGTGGTAAGGAAATGTATATTGTAGGGGACAGGAACAAGCTTAGGCAAGCACTAATCAATCTTTGTAAAAATGGCATCGAGGCTATGCAAGAAGGTGGTATTCTAGAAATTGAAGTGAAAAAACTGGGTAAAACGAATGCAATTTCTATTTGTGATGATGGTGTGGGGATGTCGCCTCAACAATTAAATAGACTAGGAACACCATTTTATTCTTCTAAGGAAAAAGGAACTGGACTCGGAACAATGGTTTCCTTTGCTATCATCAAAAAGATGGATGGGAAGATTGAGATTAATAGTGATGTTGGTAAAGGAACAAAATGCGTACTAACTTTTCCAGAAAAAGAAATAATAGGACCCATAAATTAA
- a CDS encoding ABC transporter substrate-binding protein, translating into MFNKKWLATLGMTTLLASSILAGCSGDDKDTTSKDAPKEEGKQVEITLAGWGSSPEEADLLKQVLVDFEDKHPNIKVKHEVIADQYMDVVKTRLIGGEGPDVFYLDAFEAPGLIETGVLEPLDEHMPEDFDAADFEAPLLEAFQKDGVTYGYPKGYSTLALFYNKAMFAEAGVEVPTTWDELREVSKALTKGTDVYGFGQNPELARLMFVAESKGGDVVVDNKANFADSKVVAGLQPYVDQALVDKTAAQPSQVGAGWTGEMFGQGKAAMVIEGNWAIPYIQNTFPDIDFGTAEVPTIDGKNGTMAFTVAYVMNAASEKKEAAATLISYLTGKEGMETWTSKGFELPSRKSVAEKLGYDKDELRGALVAGAPYATVWSDGTNLPIIFTNFNNQFVSAYLGDRPLAEALKEAQEVANKEIDNN; encoded by the coding sequence ATGTTTAATAAGAAATGGCTTGCTACACTTGGTATGACCACATTATTAGCTAGTAGTATTTTAGCAGGTTGCAGTGGTGATGATAAAGACACTACATCTAAAGATGCTCCAAAAGAAGAAGGAAAACAAGTAGAAATTACACTTGCTGGTTGGGGGTCATCTCCTGAAGAAGCAGATTTATTAAAGCAAGTACTAGTAGACTTTGAAGACAAACATCCAAACATTAAGGTAAAGCATGAAGTAATTGCTGATCAATACATGGATGTTGTTAAAACTAGATTAATAGGTGGAGAAGGTCCAGATGTGTTCTACCTAGATGCTTTTGAAGCACCTGGTTTAATTGAAACAGGTGTTCTTGAACCACTTGATGAGCACATGCCTGAAGACTTTGATGCGGCAGATTTTGAAGCTCCTTTATTAGAAGCATTCCAAAAAGATGGCGTAACATATGGTTATCCAAAAGGGTATTCAACTTTAGCATTATTCTACAACAAAGCAATGTTTGCTGAAGCTGGTGTAGAAGTTCCAACAACCTGGGATGAATTACGTGAAGTTTCTAAAGCACTTACAAAAGGTACTGATGTATACGGATTTGGACAAAATCCAGAGCTTGCTCGTTTAATGTTTGTTGCTGAATCTAAAGGCGGAGACGTAGTTGTAGATAATAAAGCGAACTTTGCTGACTCAAAAGTTGTTGCTGGTCTTCAACCATATGTTGATCAAGCTTTAGTTGATAAGACAGCTGCACAACCTAGCCAAGTTGGTGCTGGTTGGACAGGAGAAATGTTTGGTCAAGGAAAAGCGGCAATGGTTATTGAAGGGAACTGGGCAATTCCTTATATTCAAAACACATTCCCAGATATCGATTTCGGAACAGCTGAAGTTCCTACGATTGATGGTAAAAATGGAACAATGGCATTTACTGTAGCTTACGTAATGAACGCTGCATCTGAAAAGAAAGAAGCAGCTGCAACATTAATTTCGTACCTAACTGGTAAAGAAGGAATGGAAACGTGGACTTCTAAAGGCTTTGAGTTACCTTCACGTAAGTCAGTTGCTGAAAAATTAGGGTATGACAAAGATGAATTACGTGGCGCACTTGTTGCAGGTGCTCCTTATGCAACAGTTTGGTCTGATGGAACAAATTTACCAATCATTTTCACAAACTTTAACAATCAATTTGTAAGTGCCTACCTAGGAGATCGTCCTCTAGCTGAAGCATTGAAAGAAGCACAAGAAGTGGCAAACAAAGAAATTGACAATAACTAA
- a CDS encoding carbohydrate kinase, translated as MSSNQKVLCVGELLIDFFCTDVNVDLIEGRTFEKQAGGAPANVCAAIVKLGGDAVFSGKVGKDPFGYFLKKTLDDLGIDTSMIVFDEKHATTLAFVSRKEDGERDFVFNRGSDALMTMEDIDESRLNDFSIFHFGSATALLGDPFKSTYLNIMKQAKSNGKLVSFDPNFREDLWKGSKETFISIAKEGISLADFVKVSFEELQIITGFNEMKEAVQSLHELGAKVVAVTLGQEGTFISNRMKSETVQSIKVKSIDSTGAGDAFVGAILYQLSMEETPIELLSDFNRMKEIVTFSNRVGAIVCTKVGAIAALPNVEEVEGFSG; from the coding sequence ATGAGTTCAAATCAGAAAGTATTATGTGTAGGTGAACTTCTAATTGATTTTTTCTGTACTGATGTCAATGTTGATCTAATTGAAGGGCGTACATTTGAAAAACAAGCAGGCGGTGCTCCTGCAAATGTTTGTGCTGCAATCGTAAAACTGGGTGGAGATGCGGTATTTAGCGGGAAGGTTGGTAAAGACCCTTTCGGTTACTTTCTAAAAAAGACATTAGATGACTTGGGTATTGATACATCAATGATTGTTTTTGATGAAAAGCATGCGACAACTTTAGCCTTTGTCTCACGTAAGGAAGATGGAGAACGTGATTTTGTTTTTAATCGTGGTTCAGATGCTTTGATGACAATGGAAGACATTGATGAATCAAGACTTAATGATTTTTCTATTTTTCACTTTGGGTCAGCAACTGCTCTACTTGGAGATCCATTTAAATCTACATACTTGAATATTATGAAACAGGCAAAATCAAATGGGAAACTTGTATCATTTGATCCGAACTTTCGGGAAGATCTCTGGAAGGGTTCAAAAGAGACCTTTATTTCGATTGCTAAGGAAGGTATCTCTTTAGCGGATTTCGTAAAGGTGAGCTTCGAGGAACTACAAATTATTACTGGCTTTAATGAAATGAAAGAAGCTGTTCAAAGCCTTCACGAGTTAGGCGCAAAGGTCGTGGCCGTAACTTTAGGACAAGAGGGAACCTTTATTTCCAATAGAATGAAAAGTGAAACAGTACAGAGTATCAAGGTTAAGAGCATTGATTCTACTGGAGCAGGGGATGCTTTTGTTGGTGCAATTCTTTATCAACTTTCTATGGAAGAGACTCCGATTGAATTATTGTCTGATTTTAACCGTATGAAAGAAATAGTGACATTTAGTAACCGTGTGGGTGCAATTGTTTGTACAAAGGTTGGGGCGATTGCAGCGTTGCCGAATGTGGAAGAGGTTGAAGGTTTTAGTGGATGA